In Chelonia mydas isolate rCheMyd1 chromosome 28, rCheMyd1.pri.v2, whole genome shotgun sequence, a single window of DNA contains:
- the ZNF3 gene encoding zinc finger protein 3 isoform X6 has protein sequence MVRETMEQNPQQEEEQVESQGTLLQRCTGSVSRSCEQGKGSQGQHRPEKGQGNQHRPEKGQTVGIPVNYRGTHKGLKETTSQQRILTGERNNTGFECGKKFRRRSHLISHQRIHTRVRCCECGKTFTQHSHLIRHQRIHTGEKPYECCECGKSFARSSGLITHQRSHTREKPYECCECGKTFAWSSGLTGHQRIHTGEKPYECCECGKTFAWSSGLITHQRIHTGEKPYECCECGKTFTRSSHLIRHQRIHTGEKPYVCCECGKTFAQSSHLIRHQRIHTGQKPYECCECGKTFSQSSGLIVHQRIHTGEKPYECCECGKTFAGRPELITHQRKHTGEKPYKCCECGKTFAQSSGLITHQRIHTGERTR, from the coding sequence ATGGTGAGAGAGACCATGGAGCAGAATCCTCAGCAGGAAGAGGAGCAAGTGGAATCGCAGGGGACGTTATTGCAAAGATGCACAGGGAGTGTGTCCAGGAGTTGTGAGCAGGGAAAAGGCTCTCAGgggcagcacaggccagagaaggggcagggaaaccagcacaggccagagaaggggCAGACAGTTGGAATACCTGTTAATTATCGGGGAACTCACAAAGGCCTCAAGGAAACCACGTCCCAGCAGAGAATCCTGACGGGAGAGAGAAATAACACGGgctttgagtgtgggaaaaagtTCAGGAGGCGCTCACACCTTATTagccatcagagaatccacaccagAGTGagatgctgtgagtgtgggaaaaccttcactcaACACTCACACCTTATTcgccatcagaggatccacacaggggagaaaccctatgaatgctgtgagtgtgggaaaagcttcgcTCGGAGCTCAggccttattacacatcagaggagCCACACAAGAGAAAAACcttatgaatgctgtgagtgtgggaaaaccttcgcTTGGAGCTCAGGCCTTACTGggcatcagaggatccacacaggggagaaaccttatgaatgctgtgagtgcgggaaaaccttcgcTTGGAGCTCAggccttattacacatcagaggatccacacaggggagaaaccctatgaatgctgtgagtgcgggaaaaccttcactcGGAGCTCACACCTTATTcggcatcagagaatccatacaggagagaaaccctatgtatgctgtgagtgcgggaaaaccttcgctcagagctcacaccttattcgccatcagaggatccacacagggcaGAAACcttatgaatgctgtgagtgtgggaaaaccttctctCAGAGCTCAGGCCTTATCgtacatcagaggatccacacaggagagaaaccctatgaatgctgtgagtgcgggaaaaccttcgcTGGGAGACCAGagcttattacacatcagaggaagcacacaggagagaaaccctataaatgctgtgagtgcgggaaaacctttgCTCAGAGCTCAggccttattacacatcagaggatccacacaggagagagaacccgatga